Proteins from a single region of Polynucleobacter sp. KF022:
- the ahcY gene encoding adenosylhomocysteinase: MNTVSDLNNFVATRCAIADITLADFGRKEIAIAETEMPGLIAIRDEFAAQQPLRGARITGSLHMTIQTAVLIETLEALGAEVQWASCNIFSTQDHAAAAIAANGTPVFAIKGETLEQYWDFTHRIFEWADGGYTNMILDDGGDATLLLHLGARAEKDQACLNHPTSEEETILFAAIKKKLAQDPTWYSTRLEKVKGVTEETTTGVHRLYQMFAKGDLKFPAINVNDSVTKSKFDNLYGCRESLVDAIKRATDVMVAGKVAVVCGYGDVGKGSAQALRALSAQVWVTEVDPICALQAAMEGYRVVTMDYAADKADIFVSATGNYHVITHDHMAKMKNQAIVCNIGHFDNEIDVAGIEKYKWEEIKPQVDHVIFPAANGKPEKRIIILAKGRLVNLGCGTGHPSYVMSSSFANQVIAQIELWNAVGTDKYPIGVYTLPKHLDEKVARLQLKTLNAELTVLSDQQASYIGVTKEGPYKADHYRY, encoded by the coding sequence ATGAATACCGTTTCTGATTTAAATAACTTTGTAGCAACTCGTTGCGCAATTGCTGATATCACTTTGGCTGACTTTGGTCGAAAAGAAATTGCGATTGCTGAAACGGAGATGCCTGGCTTGATCGCAATTCGTGATGAGTTTGCTGCACAGCAGCCACTCCGTGGCGCACGCATTACTGGTTCATTGCATATGACTATTCAAACAGCTGTGCTGATTGAAACTCTGGAGGCACTTGGTGCTGAAGTGCAATGGGCTTCATGCAATATTTTCTCTACACAAGATCATGCTGCTGCTGCAATTGCTGCTAACGGCACTCCTGTGTTTGCTATCAAAGGCGAAACCCTTGAGCAGTACTGGGACTTTACCCATCGTATTTTTGAGTGGGCGGATGGCGGCTACACCAACATGATTTTGGATGACGGTGGCGACGCTACTTTGTTATTGCACCTTGGTGCTCGCGCTGAAAAAGATCAAGCCTGCTTGAATCACCCAACTAGCGAAGAAGAAACTATTTTGTTTGCGGCCATTAAAAAGAAATTGGCGCAAGATCCTACTTGGTACTCAACACGCTTGGAAAAAGTAAAAGGCGTTACAGAGGAAACCACTACAGGCGTACACCGTTTGTATCAAATGTTTGCCAAGGGTGATTTGAAGTTCCCAGCAATCAACGTAAACGACTCCGTTACTAAGAGCAAATTCGACAACCTGTACGGTTGCCGCGAATCTTTAGTTGATGCGATTAAGCGCGCTACTGACGTGATGGTTGCTGGTAAGGTTGCAGTAGTTTGCGGCTACGGCGACGTGGGCAAAGGTTCTGCACAAGCATTGCGTGCTTTATCTGCTCAAGTGTGGGTAACAGAAGTTGACCCAATTTGTGCATTGCAAGCTGCAATGGAAGGTTACCGTGTTGTAACTATGGATTACGCTGCTGACAAAGCAGATATCTTTGTTTCTGCAACAGGCAACTACCATGTGATTACGCATGACCATATGGCAAAGATGAAGAACCAAGCCATCGTTTGTAATATCGGCCACTTTGATAATGAGATCGATGTTGCTGGTATTGAAAAATACAAGTGGGAAGAGATCAAGCCACAAGTTGACCATGTGATTTTCCCGGCTGCCAATGGCAAGCCTGAGAAGCGCATCATCATTTTGGCTAAAGGACGTTTAGTTAATCTTGGTTGCGGTACGGGGCACCCTTCTTACGTGATGAGCTCTTCATTTGCAAACCAAGTGATTGCTCAAATTGAATTGTGGAATGCAGTTGGTACAGATAAATACCCAATCGGTGTTTACACCTTGCCTAAGCATTTGGATGAGAAGGTTGCACGCTTACAACTCAAGACTCTCAATGCAGAGTTGACTGTGTTGTCAGATCAGCAAGCTTCTTATATTGGTGTAACGAAGGAAGGCCCGTACAAGGCTGACCACTATCGCTATTAA
- the metK gene encoding methionine adenosyltransferase has translation MANDYFFTSESVSEGHPDKVADQISDSILDAILAQDPTARVAAETLCNTGLVVLAGEITTNANVDYIQVARNTLREIGYDNTDYGIDYKGCAVLVAYDKQSPDIAQGVDKAHDDGLDQGAGDQGLMFGYACDETAELMPLPIHLSHRLVERQSQLRRDGRLNWLRPDAKSQVTLRYVDGKPDSIDTVVLSTQHDENISLEKLREAVIEEIIKPVLPKHLIKGAINFLVNPTGRFVIGGPQGDCGLTGRKIIVDTYGGAAPHGGGAFSGKDPSKVDRSAAYAGRYVAKNVVAAGLASKCLIQISYAIGVAKPTSVMVSTFGTGKISDEKIAQLVSEHFDLRPKGIVKMLNLLRPIYKKTAAYGHFGREEPEFTWEQTDKAAALRAAAGL, from the coding sequence ATGGCAAATGATTACTTCTTTACCTCAGAATCAGTCTCTGAAGGTCACCCCGATAAAGTAGCAGACCAAATCTCTGATTCGATTCTCGATGCCATCTTGGCTCAAGATCCAACCGCACGTGTTGCGGCAGAAACTTTGTGCAACACCGGCTTGGTAGTTTTGGCCGGCGAGATCACTACGAACGCTAACGTTGATTACATCCAAGTTGCACGCAATACCTTGCGCGAAATTGGATACGACAACACTGACTACGGTATCGACTACAAAGGTTGTGCAGTATTAGTTGCCTACGACAAGCAAAGCCCTGACATTGCTCAAGGCGTTGATAAAGCTCATGATGACGGCTTGGATCAAGGCGCTGGCGACCAAGGCTTAATGTTTGGTTACGCTTGTGACGAGACTGCAGAGTTGATGCCTTTGCCAATTCACCTTTCACACCGACTGGTTGAGCGTCAATCCCAGTTGCGTCGTGATGGTCGTTTGAATTGGTTGCGCCCTGATGCTAAGTCACAGGTCACCTTGCGTTATGTGGATGGCAAGCCCGACTCTATTGATACCGTTGTACTGTCTACTCAGCACGATGAAAATATTTCTCTCGAGAAATTGCGTGAAGCAGTCATTGAAGAAATCATCAAGCCAGTATTGCCTAAACATTTGATCAAAGGTGCTATCAACTTTTTGGTTAACCCAACAGGTCGTTTTGTTATCGGCGGTCCACAAGGCGATTGCGGTTTAACTGGTCGCAAAATTATTGTGGATACCTACGGCGGTGCAGCCCCCCACGGCGGCGGCGCTTTCTCTGGCAAAGATCCATCCAAGGTTGACCGTTCTGCTGCATACGCTGGCCGTTATGTTGCGAAGAACGTGGTTGCTGCTGGCTTGGCAAGCAAGTGTTTGATTCAGATTTCTTACGCGATTGGTGTTGCGAAACCAACTTCAGTAATGGTGAGCACATTTGGCACAGGCAAGATTTCAGATGAGAAGATTGCTCAATTGGTTTCCGAGCATTTTGACTTGCGTCCAAAAGGCATTGTGAAGATGCTCAACCTCTTGCGCCCAATTTATAAGAAGACTGCTGCTTACGGCCACTTTGGTCGTGAGGAACCAGAATTTACTTGGGAGCAAACAGACAAAGCGGCTGCATTACGTGCCGCAGCAGGTCTGTAA
- a CDS encoding homoserine O-acetyltransferase: MSELNLSRNTIHFAEPLPLQSGAVLSGYDLVIETYGKLNADKSNAVLVCHALNASHHVAGPSPEDPTDIGWWDNMIGPGKPVDTNHFFVIGVNNLGSCFGSTGPMSINPATGKPYGAEFPVVTVEDWVNTQARLADKLGIRKFAAVMGGSLGGMQAMAWAIQFPKRIDHCVVVASTPKLSAQNIAFNEVARNAILSDPDFYGGNYYEHGVVPKRGLRLARMVGHITYLSDDDMAEKFGRELQRPNGESNDYRFSFDVEFEVESYLRHQGDKFSTYFDANTYLLITRALDYFDPARRYDGSLNRALAEVQSKFLVVSFSTDWRFPPNRSREIVESLLSNKSEVTYAEIDAPHGHDAFLLDDARYHNLVRAYFKQMRETQS; this comes from the coding sequence ATGAGCGAGCTAAACCTCTCTAGAAATACCATTCATTTTGCCGAGCCCTTGCCTTTGCAGAGTGGCGCTGTGTTGTCTGGCTACGATTTAGTGATTGAAACCTACGGCAAGCTCAACGCAGACAAAAGTAATGCCGTATTGGTTTGTCATGCACTCAACGCATCACATCATGTAGCCGGACCAAGTCCAGAAGATCCAACAGATATCGGTTGGTGGGACAACATGATTGGCCCAGGCAAGCCAGTGGATACCAATCACTTCTTCGTCATCGGTGTAAATAATTTAGGTTCTTGCTTTGGCTCTACTGGGCCTATGAGTATTAATCCCGCTACAGGTAAGCCTTACGGCGCGGAGTTTCCGGTAGTTACCGTTGAGGATTGGGTGAACACTCAGGCACGTTTAGCTGATAAGTTGGGCATCCGAAAGTTCGCTGCTGTGATGGGCGGCAGTTTGGGTGGTATGCAGGCAATGGCTTGGGCTATCCAGTTTCCCAAGCGAATAGATCATTGTGTCGTAGTTGCATCTACGCCAAAACTGAGCGCTCAAAATATTGCATTCAATGAAGTGGCACGTAATGCCATTTTGTCTGACCCCGATTTTTATGGCGGCAACTATTACGAGCATGGCGTAGTACCTAAACGTGGTTTACGTTTAGCTCGCATGGTTGGGCACATCACCTATTTGTCTGATGATGATATGGCAGAAAAATTTGGGCGCGAATTACAACGTCCTAATGGCGAATCCAATGACTACCGCTTTAGTTTTGATGTTGAATTTGAAGTTGAAAGTTATCTCCGCCATCAAGGCGATAAGTTTTCAACCTACTTTGATGCTAATACTTATTTACTGATTACCCGTGCGCTTGATTATTTTGATCCTGCACGCCGTTACGATGGCAGTCTCAATCGCGCCCTGGCAGAAGTGCAGTCAAAGTTTTTGGTGGTGAGTTTTTCAACGGACTGGCGTTTCCCGCCCAATCGTAGTCGCGAGATTGTGGAGTCTTTGCTGAGCAATAAGAGCGAAGTGACTTACGCTGAGATTGATGCGCCCCATGGGCATGATGCCTTCTTATTGGATGACGCTCGATATCATAATTTGGTACGAGCCTACTTTAAGCAAATGCGCGAGACCCAATCATGA
- a CDS encoding lipid A biosynthesis acyltransferase: MTWLQNLFNFLALSLLRLFAFLPYTITVHVGYGLGWLAAHIPNGRSKVVKTNLRLCFPNLSEQEINKLAIEHWKLFGRSVVERSRVWLGTSKQILSFVHLESQVPLGDRKPRILVNPHFVGLEGGFMALSALGMKNGWPRGAGLYQKMKNPFFNQKMVEWRDRFGAKSIERQSRLRDLIRETRSGNFVVIAPDIDLGPRDSIFVPFFNIPTSTVTSVSRLAKLSGAEVCLMTTFLNANKTGYICNIGAPLENFPSDDPDQDTARLNQYIEELVRERPAEYYWVHKRFKHRPPGEPSLYD, translated from the coding sequence ATGACCTGGTTACAAAACCTCTTCAATTTCTTGGCGCTCAGTCTTCTGCGCCTCTTTGCTTTTTTACCCTATACGATTACTGTCCATGTTGGCTATGGCCTAGGTTGGCTTGCAGCCCACATTCCGAATGGGCGTAGCAAAGTAGTCAAAACTAATTTGCGTTTGTGCTTTCCGAATCTAAGTGAGCAAGAAATTAACAAGCTTGCAATTGAGCACTGGAAATTATTTGGGCGCAGTGTTGTAGAGCGAAGCAGAGTATGGCTGGGAACAAGTAAACAAATTTTGTCTTTTGTGCATCTTGAATCTCAAGTCCCATTGGGCGATCGAAAGCCGCGTATTTTAGTAAACCCACATTTTGTTGGTCTTGAGGGTGGTTTTATGGCACTCTCAGCCCTCGGCATGAAAAATGGTTGGCCACGTGGAGCGGGTCTTTACCAAAAAATGAAGAATCCATTTTTCAATCAAAAAATGGTTGAGTGGCGAGATCGCTTTGGGGCTAAATCGATTGAAAGGCAAAGTCGACTGCGAGATCTTATTAGGGAAACTAGAAGCGGAAACTTTGTTGTCATTGCCCCGGATATCGATCTAGGCCCACGCGACTCCATTTTTGTTCCATTTTTTAACATTCCTACCAGCACCGTAACTTCTGTCTCACGTCTAGCTAAGCTCAGCGGGGCAGAAGTGTGTTTAATGACGACTTTTTTAAACGCAAATAAAACGGGTTACATATGTAATATTGGAGCACCGCTCGAAAACTTTCCAAGCGATGATCCCGACCAAGATACTGCACGTCTCAATCAATATATTGAGGAGCTTGTTCGTGAAAGACCAGCAGAGTACTATTGGGTACATAAGCGCTTTAAACATAGGCCGCCTGGCGAACCTAGTCTTTACGATTAA
- the pyrE gene encoding orotate phosphoribosyltransferase, with translation MSSNNSNQDNFIRFALEAKVLSFGEFKTKAGRLSPYFFNAGEFNDGARLSALGRYYSKALQESKLQFDMLYGPAYKGITLAAATAIALADDGINVPYAYNRKEAKDHGEGGVLVGAPVKGRVVIIDDVISAGTSVRESVDLIRKAGAEPAAVLIALDRMERSGNAVEVGDKSAVQAVEQEFGLPVISIANLAGLMSFLTASSDTQLTNYLPAVRAYREKYGI, from the coding sequence ATGAGCTCAAATAATTCAAATCAAGATAACTTTATACGTTTTGCCTTAGAGGCAAAGGTTTTGTCCTTCGGGGAGTTTAAAACTAAAGCGGGCAGACTCTCGCCTTATTTCTTTAATGCCGGTGAATTCAACGACGGCGCTCGTTTGAGTGCGCTAGGCCGCTACTATTCCAAGGCATTACAAGAATCGAAGTTGCAATTCGACATGCTTTATGGCCCAGCCTATAAAGGCATCACACTTGCGGCTGCTACAGCAATCGCTTTGGCTGATGATGGCATCAACGTTCCTTACGCCTACAACCGCAAAGAAGCAAAAGATCATGGCGAAGGTGGCGTCTTGGTGGGCGCTCCTGTTAAGGGGCGAGTGGTGATTATTGATGACGTGATTTCTGCTGGAACCTCTGTAAGAGAGTCTGTGGATCTGATTCGTAAAGCTGGAGCAGAGCCTGCTGCAGTATTGATTGCTTTAGATCGTATGGAGCGTTCGGGTAATGCCGTTGAGGTTGGTGATAAATCTGCTGTACAAGCAGTAGAACAAGAGTTTGGTTTGCCGGTGATCTCGATTGCTAACCTAGCTGGCTTGATGTCTTTCTTAACTGCTTCAAGTGATACTCAGTTAACTAATTATTTGCCTGCAGTAAGAGCCTACCGCGAAAAATACGGCATCTAA
- the dapF gene encoding diaminopimelate epimerase yields MHGAGNDFIVLNGIDQDLSGISREQWQALAHRQFGIGADQILLVEKATRPDADFRYRIFNADGGEVEQCGNGSRCFVRFVLDQGLSNKNPLRVEVAHTVITLKSHADGQVEVDMGAPIFEHSLIPFNANGLASVQEFQETLYALPLNHPATHDSLVGVLSMGNPHAVQVVGDVDSAPVLEEGPEIEKFAAFPKRVNAGYLQVIYRNEVKLRVFERGAGETLACGTGACAAVVSGIRRGLLDSPVKVHTRGGDLQIAWAGTIDGVAQPVIMTGPAVTVFEGETEI; encoded by the coding sequence ATGCATGGTGCTGGCAATGACTTCATTGTGCTCAATGGCATTGATCAAGATCTCAGCGGTATTTCACGTGAGCAATGGCAAGCATTAGCCCATCGTCAATTTGGCATTGGCGCAGATCAAATTCTGCTGGTTGAAAAGGCGACGCGCCCAGATGCTGATTTTCGCTATCGCATCTTTAATGCTGACGGCGGCGAAGTAGAGCAATGTGGCAACGGCTCACGTTGCTTTGTACGTTTTGTACTCGATCAAGGTCTTTCCAACAAGAACCCATTACGTGTAGAAGTGGCGCATACTGTTATCACCCTCAAATCTCATGCGGATGGGCAAGTAGAAGTGGATATGGGGGCTCCCATTTTTGAGCATAGCCTCATTCCATTTAATGCCAATGGTTTAGCGAGTGTTCAAGAGTTTCAAGAAACGTTATATGCACTCCCCTTAAACCACCCTGCTACCCATGATAGTTTGGTAGGGGTCTTATCCATGGGCAACCCACATGCAGTGCAAGTAGTTGGCGACGTTGATAGCGCGCCCGTCCTCGAGGAAGGCCCTGAGATTGAAAAGTTTGCTGCGTTCCCCAAAAGAGTGAATGCAGGCTACCTACAAGTCATCTATCGCAACGAAGTTAAATTACGCGTGTTTGAGCGCGGCGCAGGAGAAACTTTAGCTTGCGGAACCGGTGCTTGTGCAGCAGTTGTTTCTGGCATTCGCAGGGGCTTATTAGATTCACCGGTAAAGGTTCATACACGTGGAGGCGACCTACAGATTGCGTGGGCAGGAACCATTGATGGCGTTGCTCAACCAGTCATCATGACTGGTCCTGCGGTTACTGTATTTGAAGGTGAGACAGAAATCTAA
- the slmA gene encoding nucleoid occlusion factor SlmA, with protein MRESLEPADINDSSADAAKTRKRPKPGERRLQILQVLAEMLQNPKGERVTTAALAAKIQVSEAALYRHFASKAQMFEGLISFIEQTVFGLINQINQKEESGLAQARGILQMLLFFAEKNPGMTRVLLGDALLQEDDRLQERITQVLDRVEASLKQALRIAQTQGGNWAQLGQEEVSIRAAMLMSFVLGRWHRFARSGFKKLPTEASDVSLRLLLSE; from the coding sequence ATGCGTGAATCTTTAGAGCCAGCAGATATAAACGACAGCAGCGCTGACGCCGCTAAGACACGCAAGCGTCCTAAGCCAGGCGAACGCCGTCTACAGATCTTGCAAGTGCTCGCAGAAATGCTGCAAAACCCGAAAGGTGAGCGCGTTACCACTGCCGCTTTAGCAGCGAAGATTCAAGTTTCAGAAGCTGCCTTGTATCGCCATTTTGCGAGTAAGGCGCAGATGTTTGAGGGCCTGATTTCTTTTATTGAGCAAACTGTTTTTGGCTTGATTAATCAGATCAACCAAAAAGAAGAGTCTGGTCTTGCTCAGGCGCGCGGTATTTTGCAAATGCTCTTGTTCTTCGCAGAAAAGAATCCCGGCATGACTCGTGTTTTATTGGGTGATGCTTTATTGCAAGAGGATGATCGTTTGCAAGAGCGTATTACTCAAGTGTTGGATCGTGTCGAAGCATCCCTCAAGCAGGCATTGCGAATCGCTCAAACCCAAGGCGGCAATTGGGCCCAACTGGGTCAAGAAGAGGTTAGTATTCGTGCTGCTATGTTGATGAGTTTTGTTTTGGGTCGTTGGCATCGCTTTGCCCGTAGCGGGTTTAAGAAGTTGCCCACCGAAGCATCCGATGTTAGTTTGCGCCTTCTCCTTTCAGAATGA
- the metW gene encoding methionine biosynthesis protein MetW: protein MSNLNKRADFAAIANWIAPNTQVLDLGCGDGSFLEFLQKQKPVHSYGVEIDDSRVLSCAQKGLNVIQQDLEGGLALFEDNSFDTVVLSQTLQTIHQTEKILREVVRVGKESVISFPNFGHWSHRLAVGLGRMPVSKSLPYQWYNTPNVRVLTVADFEKLASSLGLKILDQCILHEGRQVTLMPNLFGSLALFRIRRA from the coding sequence ATGAGTAATCTCAATAAACGCGCCGACTTTGCTGCTATTGCCAATTGGATTGCACCAAATACTCAAGTATTAGATTTGGGTTGTGGAGACGGTAGTTTCTTAGAGTTCTTGCAGAAACAAAAGCCTGTGCATTCTTATGGCGTTGAGATTGATGATTCACGCGTACTGTCTTGCGCGCAAAAAGGGTTGAATGTCATCCAACAGGACTTAGAGGGCGGCCTAGCCCTTTTTGAAGACAATAGTTTTGATACGGTTGTTCTGTCGCAAACTTTGCAAACCATTCATCAAACTGAAAAGATTTTGCGTGAAGTTGTGCGCGTAGGAAAAGAATCGGTAATTTCGTTTCCTAACTTTGGCCATTGGTCGCACCGCCTTGCTGTGGGCTTAGGCCGTATGCCAGTCTCTAAGAGCCTGCCCTATCAGTGGTACAACACGCCAAACGTGCGCGTGCTTACTGTTGCCGATTTTGAGAAGCTAGCCTCTAGTCTTGGCTTAAAGATTCTCGATCAATGCATCTTGCACGAAGGTCGCCAAGTTACTTTGATGCCGAACCTTTTTGGCAGTCTTGCCTTATTCCGCATTCGTCGCGCCTAG
- a CDS encoding exodeoxyribonuclease III codes for MLRIISANLNGIRSAVKKGFLPWAGQQKADFICMQELKAQRDDLEDAILNPDGMHAFFHHAEKKGYSGCGIYTPHKPDEVLYGYGNEEFDAEGRYVEARFKGLSVISVYMPSGSSSPERQEAKYRYLDSFLPHLIDLKKSGREIVLCGDVNIAHQEIDLKNWKGNLKNSGFLPEERAWLSNLFNKVGYVDVYRQLEPEATEACYTWWSNRGQAYAKNVGWRIDYHISTPGIAQTAKKTAVYKDEKFSDHAPLTVDYDWKI; via the coding sequence ATGTTACGCATCATTTCCGCGAACCTCAACGGTATCCGTTCCGCAGTCAAAAAAGGCTTTCTGCCATGGGCTGGTCAGCAAAAAGCTGACTTCATTTGCATGCAAGAACTCAAGGCCCAGCGTGATGATTTAGAAGACGCCATTCTCAATCCCGATGGCATGCATGCCTTTTTCCATCATGCCGAGAAGAAAGGCTATAGCGGCTGCGGTATTTATACCCCCCACAAGCCTGATGAGGTCTTGTACGGGTATGGCAATGAAGAGTTCGATGCTGAGGGGCGTTATGTAGAAGCACGCTTTAAGGGGCTTTCTGTCATTTCGGTTTATATGCCCTCTGGTTCAAGCTCACCAGAGCGACAAGAGGCCAAATACCGCTATCTCGACAGCTTTTTACCTCATCTCATCGATCTTAAAAAGTCTGGTCGTGAAATCGTTCTTTGTGGCGACGTGAATATTGCTCATCAAGAAATTGATTTAAAGAACTGGAAAGGTAATCTCAAAAATTCTGGCTTCTTGCCAGAGGAGCGCGCATGGCTCAGCAATCTATTTAACAAAGTGGGTTACGTTGATGTCTATCGCCAGCTTGAACCTGAGGCAACTGAAGCTTGTTACACCTGGTGGAGCAATCGCGGGCAAGCCTATGCAAAAAACGTAGGGTGGCGCATTGACTATCACATCAGCACACCAGGTATTGCGCAAACCGCTAAGAAAACTGCTGTTTATAAAGATGAAAAATTTTCGGACCACGCACCACTCACTGTAGATTACGACTGGAAGATTTAA
- a CDS encoding MFS transporter, which translates to MLTAVQSWIKDFRVYLEWPCLRMLFLGFSAGLPLLLILGTLSFWLREAGIDRSTIGYLTWVGLIYAFKWMWAPLIDRLQIPLLTKLFGRRRSWLLFAQALIILGLVGMSTLDPKLALNSIVWCALLVAFGSATQDIALDAFRIESANSDHQAALAATYQTGYRLALIWAGAGVLWLAARAETGSGYDASAWQFAYLCMAASIGVGVITTLLSKEPVKYELAKVRTAKAWLYQTLIEPFAEFITRYRWHAVLILSLIAVYRISDVVMGIMANPFYVDMGYTKDEVAAVSKVFGVVMTLVGAFLGGVLTLRFGVLRILFVGAVLSAVSNLLFAWLATQGHDLHGLIWVISADNLSSGIASAAFIAFLSSLTNIRYSATQYALFSSMMLLLPKWLAGFSGVFVDNFGYQAFFFGTAIIGAPVLLLIWATIHFKIVQIKKEGE; encoded by the coding sequence GTGTTAACTGCAGTCCAATCTTGGATAAAAGATTTTCGGGTTTATCTCGAGTGGCCTTGCTTGCGCATGCTATTCCTGGGCTTCTCCGCGGGCCTACCTTTGCTGCTCATTTTGGGAACCCTTAGTTTTTGGTTGCGTGAAGCCGGCATTGATCGCAGCACTATTGGCTACTTAACCTGGGTTGGTTTGATCTATGCCTTTAAGTGGATGTGGGCACCTCTCATAGATCGTTTGCAAATTCCCTTGCTAACGAAATTGTTTGGCCGCCGCCGCAGTTGGTTGCTCTTTGCACAAGCGCTCATCATTTTGGGTCTGGTTGGCATGTCAACTTTAGATCCGAAGCTCGCACTCAATTCGATTGTTTGGTGCGCCTTGTTGGTGGCCTTTGGTTCTGCTACTCAAGACATTGCTTTAGATGCATTTCGGATTGAATCTGCCAATAGTGATCATCAGGCAGCTTTAGCTGCAACCTATCAAACCGGATATCGACTGGCTTTGATTTGGGCTGGTGCTGGCGTTCTTTGGCTTGCTGCTCGCGCTGAAACGGGCAGTGGATACGATGCGAGTGCATGGCAATTTGCCTACCTCTGTATGGCCGCCTCTATTGGCGTTGGCGTGATTACGACCTTGCTAAGCAAAGAGCCAGTCAAGTATGAGTTGGCAAAAGTGCGTACCGCCAAAGCATGGCTATATCAAACGCTTATAGAGCCTTTTGCAGAATTCATCACCCGCTATCGTTGGCATGCAGTATTGATTTTGTCTTTGATTGCCGTTTATCGCATTAGTGATGTAGTGATGGGCATTATGGCTAATCCGTTCTATGTAGATATGGGCTACACCAAAGATGAGGTGGCGGCAGTCAGTAAAGTATTTGGTGTGGTTATGACTTTAGTGGGTGCATTTCTTGGTGGCGTACTTACATTACGATTTGGTGTGCTCCGCATTTTATTTGTAGGCGCTGTTCTGTCTGCGGTCAGCAATCTGTTGTTTGCCTGGTTGGCAACACAAGGCCATGACTTGCATGGCTTGATTTGGGTAATTTCTGCAGACAACCTTAGCTCAGGCATTGCAAGCGCAGCCTTTATAGCTTTCTTATCTTCGCTAACCAATATTCGCTACTCAGCTACTCAATATGCTTTGTTTAGCTCGATGATGTTACTGCTGCCTAAATGGTTGGCAGGTTTCTCAGGCGTGTTTGTTGATAATTTCGGGTACCAAGCATTCTTCTTTGGTACCGCCATTATTGGTGCTCCAGTGCTGCTCTTAATTTGGGCCACGATTCATTTCAAGATCGTGCAGATCAAAAAAGAAGGGGAGTAA
- a CDS encoding lysophospholipid acyltransferase family protein has protein sequence MRKLLLKLCLNTIAVLPLALVQLIGAFLGMLAYVGSKQYRSLFRPQYEAVVNDRGLPFRLWGAVRASGMLFSDSLWIWRNPEKALKLVEVHNWDVVEAAISEGHGLVMLTPHLGGFEIIPRVLAQHFPATILYRPSRQEWLNEVVEEGRAYPNMHFVPTNLNGVRQMTRALTRGEAIGILPDQVPSGGEGVWVPFFGRPAYTTPLPARLANRNNTPVVMFTAKRKGIGAGWLMQATRLAPLSENADIAAAELNVAIENAVLIAPEQFIWSYNRYKHPAGAELPPSN, from the coding sequence GTGCGAAAACTCTTACTTAAGCTCTGCCTCAATACGATTGCCGTGCTTCCCCTTGCTCTAGTACAGCTGATTGGGGCTTTTTTAGGCATGCTTGCTTATGTCGGCTCCAAGCAATACCGCTCTCTCTTTCGGCCGCAGTATGAGGCTGTGGTGAATGATCGAGGCCTTCCCTTCCGGCTTTGGGGGGCAGTTAGGGCCTCTGGCATGCTGTTCTCAGACAGTCTGTGGATTTGGCGCAATCCAGAAAAAGCTCTTAAATTAGTTGAGGTTCATAACTGGGATGTCGTTGAAGCAGCAATCAGCGAAGGTCATGGTTTGGTAATGCTCACCCCTCACTTGGGTGGCTTTGAAATTATTCCTCGCGTGTTAGCCCAACATTTTCCTGCAACCATTCTCTATCGACCATCACGCCAAGAATGGCTTAACGAAGTAGTTGAAGAGGGTCGCGCCTATCCCAATATGCATTTTGTTCCGACCAACCTTAATGGCGTTCGTCAAATGACTCGGGCACTGACTAGAGGCGAGGCCATTGGCATTCTTCCAGATCAAGTGCCTAGCGGTGGCGAAGGTGTATGGGTGCCATTCTTTGGGCGTCCTGCTTATACAACCCCGTTGCCAGCTCGTCTTGCTAACCGCAACAACACGCCAGTAGTGATGTTTACCGCTAAACGCAAAGGTATTGGGGCTGGCTGGTTAATGCAAGCAACACGTCTTGCGCCCTTGTCCGAGAATGCCGACATAGCAGCTGCGGAGCTTAATGTTGCAATTGAAAATGCAGTGCTTATTGCACCCGAGCAATTCATTTGGTCATATAACCGCTACAAGCATCCCGCCGGTGCAGAATTGCCCCCAAGCAATTAA